The genomic segment CATCACCGCATACACCAATACCCCTGCTACCAAGCCCCAAAACGGCGCGGCAATGCCCATCCATGTGAAATTAGCGGCGGTGCAGAGGAACGCCACCAGCCCTGCCTCCTGATTTGCGCTGTCTGCCATTGCTCCCGATAGTGCCGTGATCAGAACACCAACCAGTGCCAAACCAGCAATGGCGGCGATCAGTGCCGAGGGCAATCCGGCAAAGACAGCGGCAATCGTCGCCGCGAACGAGCCAATAAGCATATACCACACGCCGGAGGCAAATGCTGCGGCAAAGCGTTTCGTCGGGTCGGGGTGTGCTTCCTCTCCGGCGGCGATTGCTGCTGTGATGGCAGCAAGGGTGATGCCATGTCCACCAAAGGGGGCAGTCACCACCGAGGCAGCCCCGGTGATCGTCGTTGCCTCATCAATGTTTGTGTCGTATCCGGCGGCACGCATCACCGCCAATGCGGGCGCATTTTGTGCCGTCACCGCCAGCGCAAAGAGGGGAAGCGCCAACCCCAAGAGCGCCTCAAGGGTGAAGGTCGGTGCGGTGAGGACGGGCGTCGTCAACAGGAACGATACCCCCTCTAGGTGGATTTTCCCACCAAGCGCGGCAATCGCCAACCCCACGACGAGCGCCCCCGCTGCCGGAGCGCGAAATTTCACCCGCCGCAGGGCAAAAAAGACGAACGCCATACCAATGACAAGGATGGGTTCGGTGGGCAAGACATTGAATAAATTGACCCCAAAACGGAGCAGCACCCCTCCCAACATGCCCATCACCACAGGGCGTGGCACAAGACGCATCACCCGCCCAAACAACCCCGACACCCCTAAAAGGGTCATGGCGACGCCCGCCACAAGATATGCCCCAATTGCCTCTGAATAGGTGTAATGGGCAAGGCTGGTCACCAAGAGCGCCGCCCCGGGCGTTGACCATGCGGCAACAACAGGCTGCCGAAACCACAGCGACAAAAAGACACTGGTCACGCCTGTTCCGAAGGTCACTGCCCAAATCCATGAGGCGGTTTGGGCGGGGGGAAGGGCGGCATTGCTTGCCGCCTGAAAGACAATGGGCAGCGAGGCAGACACACCCACAAGGACAACGATCAGCCCCGTTAACCATGCCGTCACGCCCAATGCCGCTGGCAAGCCCCGTAGACCATCTCCTAAGCGTTGTCTCGGTTGGCGCAGCATGTTCAAGGTAGGGACTCTCTTTGTGGCGATAGATGGGTTTTGTCTGTGTTCATATCCGCGTTATGATAGACGAAGTTCGTAAAGTTTGCCCATCACAGCCCAATTCCATTTTTTGAGGGGTGGTAAGACACGGCATGAGCGATCAATCTCACGATGCATTAGGAAAGGCGCGGGCAATCATCGCGTCGCTGCGCGGAACAAGCGAGAATACGCCCGACCACCTAAGCGACAGCCTAACCAAGGTGGATGCCCTCCTCGCGGCGGTGGGCGATGAGCTCAACGTTTTGCGCGGCGGTCTGGATGCCTTTAAGGTCGATACGGCGAAACTGAACTCTGTTATGGTGCATGAAATTCGTAAGCCAATGACGAGCATCCGGGGTTATACCGATTTGCTCTCCAAAACGGCGGGCGAAGCGCTTAACGACATGCAAAAAGGGTTCATCGACACCATCAAGAGTAACATTATCGCCCTTGAAGGGTTGGTGACGAACATCAGTGATTTTGGCAAGCTCAAAAATGGTGTCCTCAAGCTCAGCCCAAAGCCGACGCCCTTCCTCATGGTGTCCATGGATATCAAAAAGGGGGCGGGGGCGCTTGCCGATCAATTTGGGCATACGCTGACCGTCGAATCCGGACCAGACCTGCCCGAATTAGCGCTTGATACCATGTGGCTTTCCAAAGCCATTCTGCACCTTGTTCGCAATGCCGCCATGTATACCCCCAAAGGCGGGCAGATTAAAATCACCTTTATGCCCACTGAAAGCGGTGGAATCACGATTAGCGTGATCGACAGCGGCATTGGGATGAAACCTGAGGACAGCGCCCGCATGGGAGAGCCATTCTTCCGTGCCGATCACTCCTTAGTCACCTCCCAAAAGGGATATGGCTTGAGTATTCCGGTGGTTTGTGGTCTGCTAGCGCTGATGGGCAGTACCCTTGAGGTGGACTCCACCCTTGAGGCGGGCAGCACCTTCCGCTTTACTCTCCATAACCCTGCCTAACCATGCCCAAAATTGACCTAAGCGGGCAAACGATTTACTATGACT from the Anaerolineales bacterium genome contains:
- the benE gene encoding benzoate/H(+) symporter BenE family transporter, whose product is MLRQPRQRLGDGLRGLPAALGVTAWLTGLIVVLVGVSASLPIVFQAASNAALPPAQTASWIWAVTFGTGVTSVFLSLWFRQPVVAAWSTPGAALLVTSLAHYTYSEAIGAYLVAGVAMTLLGVSGLFGRVMRLVPRPVVMGMLGGVLLRFGVNLFNVLPTEPILVIGMAFVFFALRRVKFRAPAAGALVVGLAIAALGGKIHLEGVSFLLTTPVLTAPTFTLEALLGLALPLFALAVTAQNAPALAVMRAAGYDTNIDEATTITGAASVVTAPFGGHGITLAAITAAIAAGEEAHPDPTKRFAAAFASGVWYMLIGSFAATIAAVFAGLPSALIAAIAGLALVGVLITALSGAMADSANQEAGLVAFLCTAANFTWMGIAAPFWGLVAGVLVYAVMQWGKHEKQGRRT
- a CDS encoding HAMP domain-containing histidine kinase gives rise to the protein MSDQSHDALGKARAIIASLRGTSENTPDHLSDSLTKVDALLAAVGDELNVLRGGLDAFKVDTAKLNSVMVHEIRKPMTSIRGYTDLLSKTAGEALNDMQKGFIDTIKSNIIALEGLVTNISDFGKLKNGVLKLSPKPTPFLMVSMDIKKGAGALADQFGHTLTVESGPDLPELALDTMWLSKAILHLVRNAAMYTPKGGQIKITFMPTESGGITISVIDSGIGMKPEDSARMGEPFFRADHSLVTSQKGYGLSIPVVCGLLALMGSTLEVDSTLEAGSTFRFTLHNPA